A genomic stretch from Methylophilus medardicus includes:
- the recJ gene encoding single-stranded-DNA-specific exonuclease RecJ: protein MKIQQRTYTETVFQDLQTQGLSPLLARLLAARAVTAEDWPLQEMPDLLKPEALTGATEMAKRLAEAIAQKKRILIIGDYDADGATATTVAMRGLRMMGAEVDFLVPNRFEYGYGLTPEIVALAAQQRPDVILTVDNGIASLDGVAAAKALGLQVLITDHHLPAEQTPIADCIVNPNQRGCAFPSKHLAGVGVMFYVLIALRAELKQYGTLTAQAVHLGSLLDLVALGTVADLVKLDTNNRILVRQGLKRIRQGQACPGILAILKLAGRDPSQVNAQDLGFYVGPRLNAAGRLDDMTIGIRCLLAETPQEAMQYAQQLQALNAERKQIEAEMQWDAMADLTQDFRQTQYTISVFQPDWHQGVIGILASRIKERFHRPVIAFADAGDGLIKGSGRSIAGLHLRDALDVVTKQQPDLILKFGGHAMAAGLSIRAEDFGRFQQTFEQVVQRLMDADMLYEVLETDGALAVQEMTLQTAEALSQQVWGQGFPQPVFYDRFQVLQQKVLGEKHLKLRLQKQQQQFDAIYFQHAEFLPEAVDIAYALQVNEFNGARNLQLQVVHAVTS, encoded by the coding sequence ATGAAAATTCAGCAGCGCACTTATACAGAAACGGTTTTTCAGGATTTGCAGACGCAAGGTCTTTCGCCATTACTTGCGCGCTTGCTCGCCGCTAGAGCGGTCACCGCCGAGGACTGGCCCTTACAAGAGATGCCAGACCTACTCAAGCCTGAGGCATTAACGGGTGCGACGGAGATGGCAAAACGGCTGGCCGAGGCGATTGCACAAAAAAAACGCATTCTCATCATTGGCGATTATGACGCGGATGGTGCGACCGCCACCACTGTTGCCATGCGTGGCTTGCGCATGATGGGTGCTGAGGTGGATTTTTTGGTGCCAAACCGCTTTGAGTATGGATATGGTCTAACGCCCGAAATTGTCGCTTTGGCGGCGCAACAACGCCCCGATGTCATCCTCACCGTGGATAACGGGATTGCCAGTTTAGATGGCGTCGCCGCTGCCAAAGCGCTCGGTTTGCAGGTGCTGATTACCGATCACCACTTACCAGCCGAGCAGACACCGATCGCCGATTGCATCGTTAATCCCAATCAGCGTGGGTGCGCGTTTCCGAGTAAGCATCTGGCCGGAGTGGGGGTGATGTTTTATGTGCTGATTGCGTTGCGTGCTGAACTCAAACAATATGGGACGTTGACAGCGCAGGCGGTACATTTAGGTAGTTTGCTTGATCTAGTCGCACTAGGCACCGTGGCTGATTTGGTCAAGCTGGATACCAATAACCGTATTTTGGTGAGGCAAGGTCTTAAGCGTATCCGCCAAGGTCAGGCGTGCCCAGGTATTTTGGCTATTTTGAAACTGGCGGGGCGTGATCCCTCGCAGGTCAATGCGCAAGATTTGGGTTTTTATGTTGGCCCGCGCTTGAATGCGGCTGGCAGACTCGATGATATGACCATTGGGATTCGTTGCTTGCTGGCAGAGACGCCGCAGGAGGCGATGCAATACGCGCAGCAATTACAGGCACTAAATGCAGAGCGCAAGCAAATTGAAGCCGAGATGCAATGGGATGCCATGGCGGATCTCACACAGGATTTTCGGCAGACCCAGTACACCATCAGCGTGTTTCAGCCAGACTGGCATCAAGGGGTGATCGGTATTTTAGCTTCTCGTATTAAAGAGCGCTTCCATCGCCCCGTGATTGCATTTGCTGACGCAGGGGATGGCTTAATTAAAGGTTCAGGCCGCTCAATTGCAGGCTTGCACTTGCGCGATGCGCTGGATGTGGTCACCAAGCAGCAACCCGATTTGATTCTCAAGTTTGGTGGACACGCGATGGCGGCTGGACTCAGTATTCGTGCCGAAGACTTCGGGCGCTTTCAGCAGACATTTGAGCAGGTAGTACAGCGTTTAATGGATGCCGACATGCTGTATGAGGTGCTAGAAACCGATGGCGCGCTGGCGGTGCAGGAGATGACGCTGCAGACGGCTGAAGCTCTGAGTCAACAGGTGTGGGGGCAGGGGTTTCCGCAACCCGTGTTTTATGATCGTTTTCAGGTGCTTCAGCAAAAAGTCTTAGGTGAAAAACACTTGAAATTGCGCTTGCAAAAACAACAGCAGCAATTTGATGCGATTTATTTTCAGCATGCAGAATTCTTGCCTGAGGCCGTGGATATTGCTTATGCCTTGCAGGTGAATGAGTTTAACGGCGCACGCAATTTGCAGTTGCAGGTGGTGCATGCCGTGACCAGTTAG
- the rluB gene encoding 23S rRNA pseudouridine(2605) synthase RluB has translation MARPFKSPSANAATRPPKAQAATPVDAADPAAPSTSRSGQRLHKLLALAGFGSRRDMETLIESGRITINGQVAQVGAVVDEHDVVRLDSRILHLPFEAELPQVLLYHKPEGELVSQDDPEGRATVFDKLPRIKQGKWIAIGRLDMNTSGLLIFTNSGELANHFMHPRYEVEREYAVRILGELSQEQMAQLTQGIELEDGPANFESIHASGGEGANKWYQVVIKEGRNREVRRLFEAYHLPVSRLMRVRFGPVALPPRLKRGTMLKLEQKQVVALLEWAGLAVPRKPLKQLSPHDRDRATRVFVPKVRKQRRSLLETANAPATPEQRPARPPSGSRRIRQDADIKQASMQNARLNAGAKKRGERGRG, from the coding sequence ATGGCTCGTCCATTTAAATCCCCTAGCGCAAACGCAGCGACGCGGCCGCCTAAAGCGCAAGCAGCCACCCCAGTAGATGCGGCTGATCCAGCTGCGCCATCGACATCACGTAGCGGCCAGCGATTACACAAATTACTGGCCCTCGCTGGATTTGGTTCGCGCCGGGACATGGAAACCCTCATTGAGAGCGGACGAATCACGATCAATGGTCAAGTTGCGCAAGTCGGCGCCGTGGTCGACGAGCATGATGTGGTGCGTCTGGATAGCCGAATTTTGCACTTGCCGTTTGAGGCAGAGCTGCCACAAGTACTGCTTTATCACAAACCTGAGGGCGAGTTGGTCAGCCAGGATGACCCAGAAGGTCGCGCAACCGTATTTGATAAATTGCCACGCATCAAACAAGGCAAGTGGATTGCGATTGGCCGCTTGGACATGAATACCAGTGGCTTATTGATTTTCACAAACTCTGGCGAGTTGGCGAACCATTTTATGCATCCTCGGTATGAGGTGGAACGTGAATATGCCGTGCGTATTTTGGGTGAACTGAGTCAGGAGCAAATGGCGCAGTTGACGCAAGGCATTGAGCTTGAAGATGGTCCGGCGAATTTTGAGAGCATTCATGCCAGTGGTGGCGAAGGCGCCAACAAGTGGTATCAAGTGGTGATTAAAGAGGGACGTAACCGTGAGGTGCGACGTCTGTTCGAGGCCTATCATTTGCCGGTCAGTCGCTTGATGCGGGTACGTTTTGGTCCGGTGGCCTTACCGCCGCGGCTCAAGCGTGGCACCATGCTTAAACTGGAACAAAAACAGGTGGTTGCGTTGCTTGAATGGGCCGGTTTGGCCGTGCCGCGTAAACCGCTCAAACAATTAAGCCCGCATGACAGAGATCGCGCGACGCGTGTATTCGTCCCCAAAGTGCGTAAACAGCGTCGTAGCTTGCTCGAAACCGCGAATGCACCGGCAACCCCTGAGCAACGGCCAGCCCGCCCCCCGAGCGGCAGTCGTCGTATTCGCCAGGATGCCGATATTAAACAAGCCTCGATGCAAAATGCCCGTCTCAATGCGGGCGCAAAAAAACGTGGTGAGCGCGGGCGAGGTTAA
- the prmB gene encoding 50S ribosomal protein L3 N(5)-glutamine methyltransferase, translating into MTANLHTIRDWLRYAVSRFENSDIFYGHGTDNSYDEAVWLVMSALHLPHDTLDNFLDARLTTQECEHLATLIEKRVTEHTPTAYLVNEAWLRGYKFYVDERVIVPRSFIAEILEDGLQPWVEFPEMVESAADICTGSGCLGVLLAETFPNAHIDVVDISPDAIEVCNINIQRYGLEDQVQAVQSDMFAALKGRKYDVIISNPPYVDAPSMAELPAEYRQEPQLALGSGVAGLDHTHTLLTQASAYLNDGGILVVEIGHNRDALHAAYPDLPFTWLDTSAGDQLVFMLTKEDLVEADLHTE; encoded by the coding sequence ATGACCGCTAATTTACACACCATCCGTGACTGGCTGCGCTATGCAGTCAGCCGCTTTGAAAACTCTGATATTTTTTATGGTCATGGCACAGATAATAGCTATGATGAAGCCGTCTGGTTAGTCATGAGCGCGCTGCATTTACCACATGACACCCTGGATAACTTTCTTGATGCCCGTTTAACCACCCAAGAATGTGAGCATCTCGCAACGTTGATCGAAAAACGGGTCACCGAACATACGCCGACCGCTTATCTGGTAAACGAAGCCTGGCTGCGGGGCTACAAATTTTATGTGGATGAACGCGTGATTGTGCCGCGCTCATTTATTGCCGAAATATTGGAAGATGGCTTGCAGCCCTGGGTAGAATTTCCAGAAATGGTCGAGTCTGCAGCCGATATCTGCACCGGCTCAGGGTGCCTTGGGGTGTTGTTGGCTGAAACCTTCCCTAACGCGCATATTGACGTGGTGGATATTTCACCGGACGCCATCGAAGTGTGCAATATCAACATTCAGCGCTACGGGCTCGAAGATCAAGTGCAAGCGGTGCAGTCGGATATGTTTGCTGCGCTCAAAGGCCGTAAATATGATGTCATCATTAGCAACCCGCCTTACGTTGATGCGCCGAGCATGGCAGAATTGCCTGCTGAGTACCGCCAAGAGCCGCAACTCGCGTTGGGTAGTGGTGTTGCCGGCTTAGACCACACGCATACCTTGCTGACACAGGCGAGTGCTTACTTGAATGACGGTGGTATTTTGGTGGTTGAGATCGGTCATAATCGTGACGCACTGCATGCGGCCTACCCTGACTTGCCGTTTACTTGGCTCGATACCAGTGCGGGCGATCAGCTTGTGTTTATGCTGACCAAAGAAGATCTGGTAGAAGCAGATTTACACACAGAGTAA
- the dapE gene encoding succinyl-diaminopimelate desuccinylase — MSNTLDFAIDLLKRRSLTPGDAGCQEAMIARLEPLGFKIERMRFGAVDNFYARRGNTAPLIVFAGHTDVVPTGPLDQWHTPPFEPTIKDGMLYARGAADMKTSLAAFITSIEAFVSEYPDHPGSIGLLITADEEGIAIEGTVKVVEALQARGERFDYCIVGEPTSNKVVGDMIKNGRRGSLSGKLIVKGVQGHIAYPHLVKNPIHLAAPAIKEMVETVWDHGNEYFPPTSWQISNINGGTGATNVVPGHVEILFNFRYCPAVDGQGSSEESLRSRVHAILDSHGFEYTLVWEHNQSYITPRGQLVEAISQAIRESYGVTPDLSTTGGTSDGRFIADICQEVIEFGPLNATIHKLNECVAVADIEPLKETYKRTMQSLLLKSYDR, encoded by the coding sequence ATGTCAAACACACTGGATTTTGCCATTGATTTACTCAAACGCCGCTCGCTCACACCGGGGGATGCAGGCTGTCAGGAGGCCATGATCGCGCGTCTAGAACCGCTTGGATTCAAGATCGAGCGCATGCGCTTTGGTGCGGTTGATAACTTCTATGCCCGTCGGGGGAATACGGCCCCGCTCATTGTGTTCGCTGGCCATACCGATGTGGTACCGACCGGGCCGCTGGACCAATGGCATACCCCTCCATTTGAACCCACTATTAAAGACGGCATGCTGTATGCGCGCGGGGCGGCAGACATGAAAACCTCACTGGCCGCTTTCATCACCAGCATTGAGGCGTTTGTCAGCGAATATCCTGACCATCCAGGCTCGATCGGCTTACTCATCACGGCTGACGAAGAAGGCATTGCGATTGAGGGTACGGTAAAAGTGGTCGAAGCGCTACAAGCGCGCGGCGAAAGGTTTGATTACTGCATCGTCGGGGAACCCACCAGTAATAAAGTGGTGGGCGACATGATTAAAAATGGCCGCCGTGGTTCGCTCTCAGGCAAACTCATCGTCAAAGGCGTGCAAGGCCACATCGCCTATCCGCACCTGGTCAAAAACCCAATTCATTTAGCCGCGCCAGCGATCAAAGAAATGGTCGAAACGGTATGGGACCATGGCAACGAATATTTCCCGCCAACCTCTTGGCAAATTTCAAATATCAATGGTGGCACCGGCGCTACCAATGTCGTGCCTGGTCACGTGGAGATTCTGTTTAACTTTCGCTATTGCCCCGCTGTAGACGGACAAGGCAGCTCTGAGGAGAGCCTGCGCTCACGGGTGCATGCCATTCTAGACAGCCACGGGTTTGAATACACGCTCGTGTGGGAACATAACCAGTCTTACATTACGCCGCGTGGCCAACTGGTCGAAGCCATTAGTCAAGCCATTAGAGAAAGCTATGGTGTAACGCCTGACTTATCCACCACCGGCGGCACCTCTGACGGGCGGTTTATTGCCGACATCTGTCAGGAAGTGATTGAATTTGGGCCGCTCAATGCCACCATCCATAAACTCAATGAATGTGTGGCAGTGGCTGACATCGAGCCCCTCAAAGAAACCTATAAACGTACCATGCAAAGCTTATTACTAAAATCTTATGACCGCTAA
- a CDS encoding ArsC family reductase, producing the protein MKLYGIPNCNTVKKARDWLDQHAIQYEFHDFKKLGLDTATAQSWLQQQPWEKLINRSGMTWRNLSDAEKNAVIDAASAQTLMQEKTSVIKRPIVMKDHQIITIGFKEADYVQLFAKE; encoded by the coding sequence ATGAAACTGTACGGCATTCCTAACTGCAACACGGTCAAAAAAGCGCGCGATTGGTTGGACCAACACGCTATTCAATACGAATTTCATGATTTTAAAAAGCTGGGGCTGGATACCGCAACCGCGCAGTCATGGTTACAACAGCAACCATGGGAAAAATTAATCAATCGCAGTGGCATGACTTGGCGAAACCTCAGTGACGCCGAGAAAAATGCCGTGATAGATGCAGCTTCTGCGCAAACCCTCATGCAAGAAAAAACGTCAGTCATTAAGCGACCAATCGTAATGAAAGACCATCAAATCATCACCATCGGCTTTAAAGAAGCTGATTATGTGCAACTCTTTGCCAAAGAATAA
- a CDS encoding putative bifunctional diguanylate cyclase/phosphodiesterase, producing MDRLRLVATRDHETLLKKYSALTAAGIFALHTGYQLAADNIPKITQHPVDFIGSVLCAYLLSLSLLKTANQKKLPLRDLLYASLAAGVSGYLLSYFFQISAGAINIRIDTWTALFALFLACLTSALAIVTILWLKSYEGQALKRLKWMFSVEIALGFLASHTAINLSIVHNNMLIGQPTDQAGNYLMLLLVLVPVLLFITSFILVIFYERNVDITQSKLTFRNTQTVNKKFLAYDPLTHLPNRDALNQHLIISAKRCDRNGESLALAYIDLDHFKPVNDQFGHHIGDLLLIEVSKRISNAIRNCDYVARAGGDEFIAVLSEIESHQSVVTVIQRIVDALRETFIIEDHVIEISCSIGVSMYPQDGNLQKLKLNADAAMYKAKENGKNQYRFFDAEIEQASDEMQQTRVELKQAITQQEFRLLFQPKVDALTRLAHGAEALLRWQHPTRGLLSPNSFIEAAERFGMIEEINAWVISQACSTIKQARDRGIDLSISVNMSNQQFRNKQLGSLIQSFLEQHQVEARNLILEVSETNAIHHQTQFKETLRHFKRQGLKISLDDFGLHPFSLMHLQDLEISEVKLDRTLTKGVGGSHTALSIVEAIVKLAHALDLNVVAEGVEDEAQRKALVSIGCDQMQGFLFSKPVEQQFLFDVFSELQLKSTTQSLF from the coding sequence GTGGATCGTTTGCGCTTGGTGGCCACCAGAGATCATGAAACGCTGCTAAAAAAATATTCAGCACTGACCGCTGCAGGTATTTTCGCCCTGCATACCGGCTATCAGTTAGCCGCTGACAACATTCCTAAAATCACCCAGCATCCGGTGGATTTTATCGGCAGTGTGCTTTGCGCATATCTGCTTTCATTGTCGTTACTCAAAACCGCCAACCAGAAAAAACTACCTTTGCGTGATTTGTTGTACGCCTCCTTAGCCGCTGGGGTCAGTGGTTATCTACTTTCGTATTTTTTTCAGATTAGCGCGGGCGCCATTAACATACGCATTGATACTTGGACCGCATTATTCGCGCTCTTTTTGGCTTGCTTAACCTCAGCCTTGGCCATCGTGACCATTCTCTGGTTAAAAAGCTACGAGGGACAAGCGCTGAAGCGACTCAAATGGATGTTTTCTGTTGAAATTGCACTAGGCTTTTTGGCCTCTCATACCGCCATCAACCTGAGTATCGTGCACAACAACATGCTAATTGGTCAACCCACCGACCAAGCGGGCAACTACCTAATGTTATTACTGGTTCTGGTGCCGGTACTATTGTTTATCACCTCGTTTATTTTGGTCATTTTTTATGAGCGCAATGTCGACATTACGCAAAGTAAGCTGACGTTCCGCAACACCCAAACGGTCAATAAAAAGTTTTTAGCCTATGACCCACTCACACACCTGCCCAATCGCGACGCCTTAAATCAGCATCTGATTATCAGTGCCAAGCGCTGTGACCGCAATGGCGAGTCTCTGGCGCTGGCCTACATCGATCTGGATCATTTCAAGCCGGTGAACGACCAATTTGGTCATCATATTGGTGACCTGCTACTGATTGAAGTATCCAAACGGATTAGTAACGCCATCCGTAATTGCGATTATGTCGCACGCGCGGGTGGGGACGAATTTATCGCTGTTTTGAGTGAAATCGAGAGTCACCAGAGTGTGGTCACAGTGATACAACGCATCGTGGATGCCTTGCGCGAGACGTTCATTATTGAAGATCATGTCATTGAAATCTCGTGTTCGATCGGGGTCTCTATGTATCCGCAAGATGGCAATCTGCAAAAACTCAAACTGAATGCAGATGCAGCCATGTACAAAGCCAAAGAAAACGGTAAAAACCAATACCGTTTTTTTGATGCCGAGATTGAGCAGGCCTCCGATGAAATGCAGCAAACGCGGGTTGAACTCAAGCAAGCAATTACGCAGCAAGAGTTCAGGTTATTGTTTCAACCCAAAGTGGATGCACTGACCCGGCTCGCACATGGCGCAGAAGCGCTGTTGCGCTGGCAACACCCCACACGTGGGCTACTTTCACCCAATAGCTTTATTGAAGCCGCTGAGCGCTTTGGCATGATTGAAGAAATCAATGCCTGGGTCATTTCGCAAGCGTGCAGCACGATCAAGCAGGCGCGTGATCGTGGCATCGACCTCAGCATTTCAGTCAACATGTCTAATCAACAGTTCCGCAATAAACAGCTTGGTTCACTGATTCAGTCGTTTCTTGAGCAACATCAGGTTGAAGCGCGCAACCTGATTCTAGAAGTATCCGAAACCAACGCCATTCATCACCAGACACAGTTTAAAGAGACCTTACGCCACTTTAAACGCCAAGGCTTAAAAATCTCGTTAGATGATTTTGGTCTGCACCCGTTTAGCCTGATGCATTTGCAAGACCTCGAGATCAGCGAAGTGAAACTCGACCGCACCCTGACCAAAGGCGTGGGTGGTTCTCATACGGCACTCTCGATTGTTGAAGCGATTGTTAAGCTCGCGCATGCACTAGACCTCAACGTGGTGGCGGAAGGCGTCGAGGACGAAGCGCAACGCAAAGCATTAGTCAGCATCGGTTGTGATCAAATGCAGGGCTTTCTTTTTTCCAAGCCGGTTGAGCAACAATTTCTGTTTGATGTGTTTAGTGAGTTGCAACTCAAATCTACTACGCAAAGTCTGTTCTAA
- the dapD gene encoding 2,3,4,5-tetrahydropyridine-2,6-dicarboxylate N-succinyltransferase: MDPRQSIIEAAFEDRANINPANAAAEIKATVASVLDDLDAGKLRVASRIGDTQQWETHQWLKKAVLLSFRLKDNTLMDDGVTRYFDKVDPKFASYSEEDFKAGGFRVVPNAIVRKGSFIGKNAVLMPSYVNIGAYVGEGTMVDTWATVGSCAQIGKNVHLSGGVGIGGVLEPVQAGPTIIGDNCFVGARSEVVEGVVVEDNCVISMGVYIGQSTKIYDRETGEVHFGRVPAGSVVVSGNLPSSDGKYSLYCAVIVKKVDAKTLGKVGINELLRGI; this comes from the coding sequence ATGGATCCACGTCAAAGCATTATTGAAGCGGCTTTTGAAGACCGCGCCAACATCAACCCTGCCAATGCAGCCGCCGAAATCAAAGCCACCGTGGCCTCTGTGTTAGACGATCTGGATGCCGGTAAATTGCGCGTGGCTAGCCGCATTGGTGACACGCAGCAATGGGAAACCCACCAATGGCTGAAAAAAGCAGTGTTGTTATCTTTCCGTTTAAAAGATAACACCCTGATGGATGATGGTGTGACGCGTTATTTTGACAAAGTCGATCCAAAATTTGCCAGCTACAGCGAAGAAGACTTCAAAGCAGGCGGCTTCCGCGTGGTGCCAAATGCCATCGTCCGCAAAGGCTCCTTTATTGGTAAAAATGCGGTATTGATGCCGTCTTACGTCAATATCGGCGCTTATGTCGGCGAGGGCACCATGGTAGACACTTGGGCGACTGTTGGTTCCTGCGCGCAGATCGGTAAAAACGTGCACTTATCAGGCGGCGTCGGTATTGGCGGCGTGCTCGAGCCGGTACAAGCTGGCCCAACGATTATTGGTGACAATTGCTTTGTCGGCGCGCGTTCAGAAGTCGTTGAAGGCGTTGTGGTTGAAGACAACTGCGTGATTTCGATGGGCGTTTATATTGGTCAATCGACCAAGATCTATGACCGCGAGACCGGCGAGGTTCACTTTGGCCGTGTGCCTGCAGGCTCAGTCGTGGTTTCTGGCAACTTACCTTCTAGCGACGGGAAATACAGCTTATATTGCGCAGTCATTGTGAAGAAGGTCGATGCTAAAACCTTAGGCAAAGTCGGTATCAACGAATTATTACGTGGCATCTAA
- a CDS encoding M48 family metallopeptidase, whose product MFNVKMLSIVSLCALLSACASTTNNSVSGVQRSQLLLLPSATVDKMSAQSYTQTLQAAEKKNTLNADKPLLNRVSTISHRLIAQVAVFRPDAAKWKWEVNVEKNDQLNAYCMPGGKIMMFSGLAEKLNATDDELAAVIGHEIAHALREHGRERMSQAYIQQFGLQALAAFVGGTAGSMAAQGAGMGSQLLFSLPNGREQEREADRMGLELAARAGYNPEAAVSLWKKMMATNKEAPPEFLSTHPSSENRIKDLQALTPKVMPFYLASKSK is encoded by the coding sequence ATGTTTAATGTCAAAATGCTTTCAATCGTCAGCCTGTGTGCGTTGTTATCGGCCTGTGCCAGTACTACCAATAACAGCGTTTCAGGCGTGCAGCGCAGCCAACTGTTATTGCTGCCATCGGCCACTGTAGACAAGATGTCTGCCCAGTCTTATACGCAAACGCTGCAAGCAGCCGAAAAGAAAAATACGCTCAATGCAGACAAACCCTTACTGAATCGCGTGTCGACTATCTCCCACCGCCTGATCGCACAAGTGGCTGTGTTCAGACCAGATGCTGCCAAATGGAAATGGGAAGTCAATGTCGAAAAAAATGATCAACTGAATGCCTATTGCATGCCTGGTGGCAAAATCATGATGTTTTCTGGGTTGGCCGAAAAACTCAATGCCACCGACGATGAACTGGCGGCGGTGATCGGTCATGAAATCGCGCATGCGTTACGCGAGCATGGACGTGAACGAATGTCACAAGCCTACATTCAGCAATTTGGCCTGCAAGCGCTGGCGGCGTTTGTCGGCGGCACCGCCGGCAGCATGGCTGCCCAAGGCGCAGGCATGGGTAGCCAGCTTCTTTTTTCTTTGCCAAATGGTCGTGAACAAGAGAGAGAAGCTGACCGAATGGGGCTGGAGTTAGCCGCGCGCGCAGGGTACAACCCAGAAGCTGCCGTCAGCCTGTGGAAAAAAATGATGGCGACCAACAAAGAGGCGCCGCCAGAATTTTTGAGCACACACCCTTCGAGCGAAAACCGCATCAAGGATCTACAAGCATTAACCCCTAAAGTGATGCCGTTTTACCTCGCGAGCAAAAGCAAATAA
- a CDS encoding potassium transporter Kup, which translates to MDHTKNQQTALHTMALAALGVVFGDIGTSPLYTMKEVFAVGHHPLLLTQDNVYGILSLITWALLLIVSFKYVAFIMRADNRGEGGIMALLSLASRYAGGEPDQRKRIMMLGIIGACMFYADGMITPAISVLSAVEGLEVAAPQLDSWIVPITLFVLFLLFWAQSKGTAVVGAFFGPIMLTWFAVLGILGVININHHPEILKALSPSYAFMFFYTQPKIAFIALGAVVLAVTGAEALYADMGHFGRKPIRLAWFLFVLPALICNYFGQGALILAEPESIQNPFYHLAPDWALFPLILLATLATVIASQAVITGAFSVSRQALQLGFIPRMHVAHTSEKTEGQVYMPRVNWGLMVAVMGLVLIFGSSGDLAAAYGIAVTGDMVITTLLAAVVFHHLWGWSKLKTACLITLFLVIDLSFFAANILKIPDGGWVPLLIGLIIFTLMRTWKTGRRLLYSILKSESMELIPFIQAIGAHPPARVNGAGVFMTPNPDGVPHALLHNLKHNKVLHETMVILTVRFEDYPYTSREERVAVEVLPYGFYRVTLRYGYMDEPDLPRDLVLTEALGLTMDAMDTSFFVGKESLIASDKPGMAFWRKKIFIGLFRTAETITNQFKLPPNRVVELGSQVKI; encoded by the coding sequence ATGGACCACACAAAAAATCAGCAAACGGCGCTCCACACCATGGCCCTCGCCGCGCTTGGCGTCGTTTTCGGGGATATTGGCACCAGCCCCCTCTACACCATGAAAGAAGTGTTTGCGGTCGGGCACCATCCCCTACTACTCACACAAGACAACGTGTACGGCATTTTGTCGTTAATCACTTGGGCGTTATTGCTGATCGTATCGTTTAAATACGTCGCTTTTATTATGCGTGCCGACAACCGTGGCGAAGGCGGCATCATGGCGCTATTGTCATTAGCCAGCCGCTATGCCGGCGGTGAGCCGGACCAACGCAAACGCATCATGATGCTGGGCATTATTGGTGCCTGTATGTTTTACGCTGACGGCATGATTACGCCCGCCATTTCAGTGCTGTCAGCGGTTGAAGGTCTAGAAGTGGCTGCGCCGCAGCTCGATAGCTGGATTGTACCGATCACACTTTTCGTGCTGTTTCTATTGTTTTGGGCCCAGAGCAAGGGGACTGCAGTGGTGGGTGCATTTTTCGGCCCGATCATGCTCACTTGGTTTGCGGTGCTGGGCATTCTTGGTGTGATCAACATCAACCACCATCCAGAGATCCTCAAGGCCTTGAGCCCCTCTTACGCGTTCATGTTTTTTTACACCCAACCCAAAATTGCTTTTATTGCACTGGGTGCCGTGGTGCTCGCGGTCACTGGCGCTGAAGCACTTTATGCCGATATGGGCCATTTTGGCCGCAAACCCATTCGATTGGCTTGGTTTTTATTTGTATTGCCCGCGTTGATCTGCAATTACTTTGGGCAAGGCGCGCTCATTCTGGCCGAACCAGAATCGATTCAAAACCCTTTTTACCACCTGGCCCCGGATTGGGCCCTATTCCCACTCATCCTGTTAGCCACCCTTGCCACCGTCATTGCATCTCAAGCCGTGATTACGGGGGCGTTTTCTGTCTCGCGCCAAGCCTTACAACTAGGCTTTATTCCACGAATGCATGTGGCACACACCTCTGAAAAAACAGAGGGTCAAGTCTACATGCCACGTGTCAACTGGGGGCTGATGGTCGCCGTCATGGGGCTGGTGCTTATTTTTGGCAGTTCAGGCGACCTAGCCGCCGCCTATGGCATCGCCGTGACTGGCGATATGGTGATTACCACCTTACTGGCAGCGGTGGTCTTTCATCACCTGTGGGGCTGGAGCAAACTTAAAACCGCTTGTTTGATTACCTTATTCTTGGTGATTGACCTCTCCTTCTTCGCCGCCAATATTCTCAAAATACCGGATGGTGGCTGGGTGCCATTGCTGATTGGTCTGATTATTTTCACCCTGATGCGTACCTGGAAAACGGGCCGCCGGTTGTTATATAGCATTTTGAAATCAGAGTCGATGGAGCTGATTCCTTTTATTCAAGCCATTGGCGCCCATCCGCCAGCCCGCGTCAATGGGGCGGGCGTATTTATGACGCCCAACCCGGACGGCGTGCCGCATGCCTTGCTGCACAATCTCAAACACAACAAGGTGCTCCACGAGACCATGGTCATCCTGACGGTGCGCTTTGAGGATTACCCCTATACCAGCCGCGAAGAGCGGGTTGCGGTCGAGGTGTTGCCTTATGGCTTTTATCGCGTCACCTTGCGCTATGGCTATATGGACGAGCCAGACCTGCCCAGAGATTTGGTGCTGACAGAGGCCTTAGGATTAACCATGGATGCGATGGATACCTCATTCTTTGTCGGTAAAGAGAGTCTGATTGCGTCCGACAAGCCCGGCATGGCTTTTTGGCGCAAAAAGATCTTCATCGGCTTGTTCAGAACCGCCGAAACCATCACTAACCAATTCAAGTTACCGCCCAATCGGGTAGTCGAGCTCGGCTCACAAGTGAAAATATAA